TTTGAGCAGGGTCAAATATTACGACATCAGCCCAATTCCCCTCATCAAGATAACCTCTTTTGTCGATTTGAAAACAGATTGCCGGCGCATGGCACATTTTTTCAACGATTCGCTCCAGGCTGATCATTCCCTTTTTGTAAAACCCCAACATAATGTTGAGGGAGTGTTGCACCAAAGGCAGACCACTGGGAGCAGAAAAATAATTGCCTTGTTTTTCTTCCCATGTATGAGGGGCATGATCGGTGGCTATAATATCGAGTCTGTTATCAAGCAATGCAGGAAATAAGGCTTCCTGATGTTCCCTGCTTTTTATAGCAGGATTACACTTTATCAACGACCCCAGAGATTTATAATCATCGCTATTGAAATATAAATGGTGAACACAAACTTCTGCGGTGATCTTTTTTTCTTCAAGAGGCAGGGTGTTGGTAAACAAATCCAGTTCATCCCTTGTGGAAATATGTAAAATATGCAGGCGTGCATCATGTTTTTTGGCCAGATCCACGGCAAGAGAAGAAGATAGCCAACATGCCTCCACGCTTCGAATCTCAGGGTGCATGCTCACCGGGATATCTTCCCCATATTTTTTCCTGAAAATTTCCGTATTATTCCTGATGGTGGTTTCATCCTCACAATGGGTGGCAATCAACATTGGCGTACGGCTAAATAGTCCCTCCAGCGTCAACGGATCATCCAC
This sequence is a window from Lewinellaceae bacterium. Protein-coding genes within it:
- a CDS encoding dihydroorotase; the encoded protein is MGSIIIRNGKMINRGQIVEGDIFIEKGKIVKVGTGLDKSADIEIDASGKYIMPGIIDDQVHFREPGLTHKANIYTESRAAVAGGVTSFMEMPNTKPAALTQELLQDKYDIASKTSLANYSFFMGAANDNLEEVLKTNPVNVCGIKAFMGSSTGNMLVDDPLTLEGLFSRTPMLIATHCEDETTIRNNTEIFRKKYGEDIPVSMHPEIRSVEACWLSSSLAVDLAKKHDARLHILHISTRDELDLFTNTLPLEEKKITAEVCVHHLYFNSDDYKSLGSLIKCNPAIKSREHQEALFPALLDNRLDIIATDHAPHTWEEKQGNYFSAPSGLPLVQHSLNIMLGFYKKGMISLERIVEKMCHAPAICFQIDKRGYLDEGNWADVVIFDPAQKQVIDKSDLHYKCGWSPIEGMEIQGRVEQVIVSGHLAYDNGVFREGKSGERLLFLR